A DNA window from Pseudomonas resinovorans NBRC 106553 contains the following coding sequences:
- a CDS encoding aromatic/alkene monooxygenase hydroxylase subunit beta, translated as MSIEIKTATAEPIRQTFSHTRRRFGDKPASRYQEASFDIEAATNFHYRPLWQPDKLLNDPTRTAVRMADWYAVSDPRQFYYGAYVQTRAKMQENAEHDYAFCEKRNLLAGLSAASREQIARLLLPLRHAELGANMNNSGIAADGYGTSLTQLHMFQAVDRLGIAQYLSRIGLMLDDGDTVLLAEAKRQWLEDPAWQGLRRYVEDSLVVRDWFELTLAQNLVSDGLLYPLLFHKFDEQLCAQGAGQVGMLTEFMRLWFAETQRWVDALVKTVVGESADNRQLVEGWVAKWQARALEALAPLAEIGPGAAALDAVAGEFAARLKKLGLAGAAQ; from the coding sequence ATGAGTATCGAGATCAAGACGGCGACGGCCGAGCCGATCCGCCAGACCTTCAGCCACACCCGCCGGCGTTTCGGCGACAAGCCTGCCAGCCGCTACCAGGAAGCCAGCTTCGACATCGAGGCGGCCACCAACTTCCACTACCGCCCCCTGTGGCAGCCGGACAAGCTGCTCAACGACCCCACCCGCACCGCCGTGCGCATGGCCGACTGGTACGCCGTCAGCGACCCGCGCCAGTTCTACTACGGTGCCTACGTGCAGACCCGCGCCAAGATGCAGGAGAACGCCGAGCACGATTACGCCTTCTGCGAGAAGCGCAACCTGCTGGCCGGACTCAGCGCCGCCAGCCGCGAGCAGATCGCCCGCCTGCTGCTGCCCCTGCGCCACGCCGAGCTGGGCGCCAACATGAACAACAGCGGCATCGCCGCCGACGGCTACGGCACCAGCCTGACCCAGCTGCACATGTTCCAGGCCGTGGACCGGCTGGGCATCGCCCAGTACCTCTCGCGCATCGGCCTGATGCTCGACGACGGCGACACCGTGCTGCTCGCCGAAGCCAAGCGCCAGTGGCTGGAAGACCCGGCCTGGCAAGGCCTGCGCCGCTACGTGGAAGACAGCCTGGTGGTGCGCGACTGGTTCGAGCTGACCCTGGCGCAGAACCTGGTGAGCGACGGCCTGCTCTACCCGCTGCTGTTCCACAAGTTCGACGAGCAGCTCTGCGCCCAGGGCGCCGGCCAGGTGGGCATGCTCACCGAGTTCATGCGCCTGTGGTTCGCCGAGACCCAGCGCTGGGTCGATGCCCTGGTGAAGACCGTGGTCGGCGAGAGTGCCGACAACCGCCAGCTCGTCGAAGGCTGGGTGGCCAAGTGGCAAGCCCGTGCCCTGGAAGCCCTCGCACCCCTCGCGGAAATCGGCCCCGGTGCCGCCGCCCTCGACGCCGTGGCCGGCGAGTTCGCCGCCCGCCTGAAGAAACTCGGCCTTGCAGGAGCCGCGCAATGA
- a CDS encoding MmoB/DmpM family protein translates to MTSLVYIAFQDNDNARYIVDAIVQDNPHAVVQHQPAMIRVQAEQRLEINRATVEEKLGREWDVQEMLIDVITLGGNVEEDEDRFALHWN, encoded by the coding sequence ATGACTTCCCTCGTCTACATCGCCTTCCAGGACAACGACAACGCCCGCTACATCGTCGACGCCATCGTCCAGGACAACCCCCACGCCGTGGTCCAGCACCAGCCGGCCATGATCCGCGTGCAGGCCGAGCAGCGCCTGGAGATCAACCGCGCCACGGTCGAGGAAAAGCTCGGCCGTGAATGGGACGTGCAGGAAATGCTGATCGACGTCATCACCCTCGGCGGCAACGTCGAGGAAGACGAAGACCGCTTCGCCCTGCACTGGAACTGA
- a CDS encoding aromatic/alkene/methane monooxygenase hydroxylase/oxygenase subunit alpha gives MAAKRLNQKDKYRCLTRDLAWEPSYQTKEDIYPYERFEGIKITDWDKWEDPFRLTMDAYWKYQAEKEKKLYAIFDAFAQNNGHTNLSDARYVNALKLFLSGVTPLEYQAYQGFARVGRHFGGAGARVACQMQAIDELRHVQTQIHAMSHYNKHFNGLHDFAHMHDRVWFLSVPKSFFEDARTAGPFEFLTAISFSFEYVLTNLLFVPFMSGAAYNGDMATVTFGFSAQSDEARHMTLGLEVIKFLLEQHEDNVPIIQRWIDKWFWRGYRLLTLVGMMMDYMLPNKVMSWAEAWEVYYEQAGGALFKDLERYGIRPPKYVEQTTIGKEHISHQAWSIFYQYSQATNFHTWMPTDEELDWLSAKYPDTFDRIYRPRYEHWREMQARGERFYNPTLPMLCQVCQIPLSFTEPDADTTLSHRSVLHAGERFHFCSDGCCDIFQYEPDKYVQAWLPVHQILQGNCGGGDVEAVVRDYYNIAAGFDNFDYQGSPEHQRWQQWQGDRPADFNTAG, from the coding sequence ATGGCCGCCAAACGCCTGAACCAGAAAGACAAGTACCGCTGCCTGACCCGCGACCTCGCCTGGGAGCCCAGCTACCAGACCAAGGAAGACATCTACCCCTATGAGCGTTTCGAGGGCATCAAGATCACCGACTGGGACAAGTGGGAGGACCCCTTCCGCCTGACCATGGACGCCTACTGGAAGTACCAGGCCGAGAAGGAGAAGAAGCTCTACGCCATCTTCGACGCCTTCGCCCAGAACAACGGCCATACCAACCTGTCCGACGCGCGCTACGTCAACGCGCTGAAGCTGTTCCTCTCCGGCGTGACCCCGCTGGAGTACCAGGCCTACCAGGGTTTCGCCCGGGTCGGCCGGCACTTCGGCGGGGCCGGCGCACGGGTCGCCTGCCAGATGCAGGCGATCGACGAACTGCGTCACGTGCAGACCCAGATCCACGCCATGAGTCACTACAACAAGCACTTCAACGGCCTGCATGATTTCGCCCACATGCACGACCGGGTGTGGTTCCTCTCGGTGCCCAAGTCCTTCTTCGAGGACGCCCGCACCGCCGGCCCCTTCGAGTTCCTCACGGCCATCTCGTTCAGCTTCGAGTACGTGCTGACCAACCTGCTGTTCGTGCCCTTCATGTCCGGCGCCGCCTACAACGGCGACATGGCCACCGTCACCTTCGGCTTCTCGGCGCAGTCCGACGAAGCCCGGCACATGACCCTGGGGCTGGAGGTGATCAAGTTCCTGCTGGAGCAGCACGAGGACAACGTGCCGATCATCCAGCGCTGGATCGACAAGTGGTTCTGGCGCGGCTACCGCCTGCTGACGCTGGTGGGGATGATGATGGACTACATGCTGCCGAACAAAGTCATGTCCTGGGCCGAGGCCTGGGAGGTGTACTACGAGCAGGCCGGCGGCGCGCTGTTCAAGGACCTGGAGCGCTACGGCATCCGTCCGCCCAAGTACGTCGAGCAGACCACCATCGGCAAGGAGCACATCAGCCACCAGGCCTGGTCGATCTTCTACCAGTACAGCCAGGCCACCAACTTCCACACCTGGATGCCCACGGACGAGGAACTGGACTGGCTCTCGGCCAAGTACCCGGACACCTTCGACCGCATCTACCGCCCGCGCTACGAGCACTGGCGCGAGATGCAGGCACGCGGCGAGCGCTTCTACAACCCGACCCTGCCGATGCTCTGCCAGGTGTGCCAGATCCCGCTGTCGTTCACCGAGCCGGACGCCGACACCACCCTGAGCCACCGCAGCGTGCTGCACGCCGGCGAGCGCTTCCATTTCTGCTCCGACGGCTGCTGCGACATCTTCCAGTACGAGCCGGACAAGTACGTCCAGGCCTGGCTGCCGGTGCACCAGATCCTCCAGGGCAACTGCGGCGGCGGCGACGTCGAGGCGGTGGTGCGCGACTACTACAACATCGCCGCAGGCTTCGACAACTTCGACTACCAGGGCTCGCCCGAGCACCAGCGCTGGCAACAGTGGCAGGGCGACAGGCCCGCCGACTTCAACACGGCTGGCTGA
- a CDS encoding phenol hydroxylase subunit P4, with product MPVTAIGAYQAQSLDRQENFNGLQLVYLTWDRHLMFCAPFTLPLPPDMPFADFIDNVVKPAIAAHPDAVRVDFAQAIWRLDDADFQPDWQAGLAANGIGHKSLLRLDTPGLDGLNGSFN from the coding sequence ATGCCCGTGACCGCCATCGGCGCCTATCAGGCGCAATCCCTGGACCGCCAGGAAAACTTCAACGGCCTGCAACTGGTGTACCTCACCTGGGACCGCCACCTGATGTTCTGCGCGCCCTTCACCCTGCCATTGCCGCCGGACATGCCGTTTGCGGACTTCATCGACAACGTGGTCAAGCCGGCCATCGCCGCGCACCCGGATGCCGTGCGAGTGGACTTCGCCCAGGCCATCTGGCGCCTCGACGACGCCGACTTCCAGCCCGACTGGCAGGCCGGCCTGGCCGCCAACGGCATCGGCCACAAGAGCCTGCTGCGCCTGGACACCCCCGGCCTGGACGGCCTCAACGGCAGCTTCAACTGA
- a CDS encoding NADH:ubiquinone reductase (Na(+)-transporting) subunit F → MSYQVTIEPTGEQIEVEEGQTILQAALRQGVWLPFACGHGTCATCKLQVLEGEVDVGAASPFALMDMERDEGKVLACCAIPQSDLVIEADIDVDPDFAGHAVEDYQAVVTALEDLSPTIKGLRLKLDRPMAFQSGQYINLQIPGIEGTRAFSLANPPSRADEVELHVRLVEGGQATGFIHNQLKVGDALGLSGPYGQFFVRGSQAGDLIFIAGGSGLSSPQSMILDLLEQGDSRRMVLFQGARNRAELYNRELFERLAEEHENFTYVPALSQAAEDSQWSGFRGYVHDAAKKHFDGRFSGSKAYLCGPPPMIDAAVTTLMQGRLFERDIFMERFLTAADGAGESTRSALFKRI, encoded by the coding sequence ATGAGCTACCAAGTCACCATCGAACCCACCGGCGAACAGATAGAAGTCGAAGAGGGCCAGACCATCCTCCAGGCCGCCCTGCGCCAGGGCGTCTGGCTGCCCTTCGCCTGCGGCCACGGCACCTGCGCCACCTGCAAATTGCAGGTGCTGGAAGGCGAGGTGGACGTCGGCGCCGCCTCGCCCTTCGCCCTGATGGACATGGAGCGCGACGAGGGCAAGGTACTGGCCTGCTGCGCCATCCCCCAGAGCGACCTGGTGATCGAGGCCGACATCGACGTCGACCCCGACTTCGCGGGCCACGCCGTGGAGGACTACCAGGCGGTGGTCACCGCCCTGGAAGACCTCTCGCCCACCATCAAGGGCCTGCGCCTGAAGCTGGACCGGCCCATGGCGTTCCAGTCCGGCCAGTACATCAACCTGCAGATTCCCGGTATCGAGGGCACCCGCGCCTTCTCCCTGGCCAATCCGCCGAGCCGCGCCGACGAGGTGGAGCTGCATGTGCGCCTGGTGGAAGGCGGCCAGGCCACCGGTTTTATCCACAACCAATTGAAGGTGGGTGACGCCCTCGGGCTGTCCGGGCCCTATGGCCAGTTCTTCGTGCGCGGCTCCCAGGCCGGCGACCTGATCTTCATCGCCGGCGGCTCGGGGCTGTCCAGCCCGCAGTCGATGATCCTCGACCTGCTGGAGCAGGGTGACTCGCGGCGCATGGTGCTGTTCCAGGGCGCGCGCAATCGCGCCGAACTGTACAACCGCGAGCTGTTCGAGCGCCTGGCCGAGGAGCACGAGAACTTCACCTACGTCCCGGCCCTGAGCCAGGCCGCCGAGGACAGCCAGTGGAGCGGCTTCCGTGGCTACGTGCACGACGCGGCGAAAAAACACTTCGACGGCCGCTTCTCCGGCAGCAAGGCCTACCTCTGCGGGCCGCCGCCGATGATCGACGCTGCCGTCACCACGCTGATGCAGGGCCGGTTGTTCGAGCGCGACATCTTCATGGAGCGCTTCCTCACCGCCGCCGACGGCGCCGGCGAAAGCACCCGCTCAGCTCTGTTCAAGCGCATCTGA
- a CDS encoding transporter → MSTTLRVLSCCILASLGPVAQATEGGGSTYPVGAESFMSGVMPPPGFYGQVFSTHYEADTLRGNDGRSLPVDFRVRANVVAPRLIWVTEQQVLGGSLAFAALFPLVDLKVEVNGQSQSKRGLGDIIFGPALGHHYSDKLHSVVALDFIAPSGEYDRGDLANIGRNYWTIEPVLAISHVDPAGLNASAKIMYDFNLENSATDYRSGQEFHVDYALGWGLGNGWVLGVGGYYYRQTTDDRQNGERIEDNKGRAFAIGPSAMYSSKDGWFVTAKWEQESQVRNRAEGDAYWLKLTVPF, encoded by the coding sequence ATGAGCACCACGTTGCGTGTCCTGTCCTGCTGCATCCTCGCGTCCCTCGGTCCTGTCGCCCAGGCCACCGAAGGGGGCGGCTCCACCTACCCCGTTGGCGCGGAAAGCTTCATGTCCGGGGTGATGCCGCCACCGGGTTTCTATGGCCAGGTGTTCTCCACCCACTATGAAGCCGACACCCTGCGCGGCAACGACGGACGCAGCCTGCCCGTGGACTTCCGCGTGCGTGCCAACGTCGTCGCGCCGCGGCTGATCTGGGTTACCGAGCAGCAGGTGCTCGGCGGCAGCCTGGCCTTCGCCGCGCTGTTCCCCCTGGTGGACCTCAAGGTGGAGGTGAACGGCCAGTCCCAGAGCAAGCGCGGCCTGGGCGACATCATCTTCGGCCCGGCGCTGGGCCATCACTACAGCGACAAGCTGCACAGCGTGGTCGCCCTGGACTTCATCGCGCCCTCGGGCGAATACGACCGCGGCGACCTGGCCAATATCGGGCGCAACTACTGGACCATCGAACCGGTGCTGGCGATCTCCCACGTCGACCCGGCCGGGCTCAATGCCAGCGCCAAGATCATGTACGACTTCAACCTGGAGAACTCCGCCACGGACTACCGCTCGGGCCAGGAATTCCACGTCGACTACGCCCTGGGCTGGGGCCTGGGCAATGGCTGGGTGCTGGGCGTGGGCGGCTACTACTACCGGCAGACCACCGACGACCGCCAGAACGGCGAACGCATCGAGGACAACAAGGGTCGCGCCTTCGCCATCGGCCCGTCGGCGATGTACAGCAGCAAGGACGGCTGGTTCGTCACCGCCAAGTGGGAGCAGGAAAGCCAGGTGCGCAACCGCGCCGAAGGGGATGCCTACTGGCTGAAGCTGACGGTGCCTTTCTAG
- a CDS encoding class I SAM-dependent methyltransferase, with the protein MNLDAIATLQQQLTTALDNPPGEIRRIFHGRGRRWAGLEHVTVDWLQGVVLVSLFREVEQAELDALKAMLASLTQSPTWQGSGARTLLLQHRYLLESSVELLWGEAVDECVVSEGGLRFKLDLGKKQNNGLFLDMRYGRDWVRANAAGRTVLNLFAYTCGFSVAAIAGGAERVVNLDMASSALSRGRDNHRLNDHDVSRVGFLGHELFKSWGKVKKLGPYDLVIIDPPSFQKGSFALTRDYQKILRRLPELLTEQGLVLACVNDPGIGPDFLIQGMQAEAPELRFVERLENPPEFEDIDADAGLKALVFRRG; encoded by the coding sequence ATGAACCTCGACGCCATCGCCACCCTGCAGCAGCAACTCACCACCGCCCTGGACAACCCGCCGGGCGAGATTCGGCGCATTTTCCACGGCCGTGGACGGCGCTGGGCGGGGCTGGAACATGTCACGGTGGACTGGCTGCAAGGCGTGGTGCTGGTGTCGCTGTTCCGCGAAGTGGAGCAAGCGGAGCTGGACGCGCTGAAAGCGATGCTGGCGAGCCTGACCCAATCGCCCACCTGGCAAGGCAGCGGTGCGCGAACCCTGCTGCTGCAGCACCGCTACCTGCTGGAAAGCAGCGTCGAGTTGCTCTGGGGCGAGGCGGTGGACGAGTGCGTGGTCAGCGAAGGCGGCCTGCGCTTCAAGCTGGACCTGGGCAAGAAGCAGAACAACGGCCTGTTCCTCGACATGCGCTACGGCCGCGACTGGGTCCGGGCGAACGCGGCGGGCAGGACGGTGCTCAACCTGTTCGCCTACACCTGCGGCTTTTCGGTGGCGGCCATCGCCGGCGGCGCCGAGCGGGTGGTGAACCTGGACATGGCCAGTTCGGCCCTCAGCCGTGGCCGCGACAATCACCGCCTGAACGACCATGACGTCAGCCGCGTGGGCTTCCTCGGCCACGAGCTGTTCAAGTCCTGGGGCAAGGTGAAGAAGCTCGGCCCCTACGACCTGGTGATCATCGATCCGCCGTCCTTCCAGAAAGGCAGCTTCGCCCTCACCCGCGACTACCAGAAGATCCTCCGCCGCCTGCCGGAACTGCTGACCGAGCAGGGCCTGGTGCTGGCGTGCGTCAACGACCCCGGCATCGGGCCGGACTTCCTCATCCAGGGCATGCAGGCCGAAGCGCCCGAGCTGCGCTTCGTGGAGCGCCTGGAGAATCCGCCGGAGTTCGAGGACATCGACGCGGATGCGGGGCTGAAGGCGCTGGTGTTTCGGCGGGGGTGA
- the arcD gene encoding arginine-ornithine antiporter, translating to MVDTTSKIDKDFPPHKETQVATGSDKLKVGALIALVVGSMVGGGIFSLPQNIAASASAGATLIGWLITGVGMLMLAFVFQTLANRKPTLDGGVYAYAKAGFGDYMGFSSAWGYWISAWIGNVSYMVLLFSTLGFFFPMFGEGNTLPAIICASVLLWCLHFLVLRGIKEAAFINTLTTIAKMVPLALFIVIAGVAFKMDVFTADFWGAGNSDLGTVMDQVRKMMLVTVWVFIGIEGASIFSARAEKRSDVGKATVVGFIGVLLLLVLVNILSQGIMAQAALAGLKNPSMAGVLEHVVGHWGAVLISVGLIVSLAGALLSWTLLCAEILFASARDHTMPEFLRKENANQVPANALWLSNGLIQLFLVVTLFNSSTYLSLLYLATSMILVPYFWSAAYALLLAWRHETYEQAPGERGKDLLIALVAVLYAIWLVYAAGVQYLLLSALLYAPGAILFAKAKRELGQPVFTGVEKVIFLVVVIGALIAGYGLYSGFLSL from the coding sequence ATGGTCGATACAACCAGCAAGATCGACAAGGACTTCCCGCCCCACAAGGAAACCCAGGTCGCGACCGGCAGTGACAAATTGAAGGTCGGGGCGTTGATCGCTCTGGTCGTCGGCTCCATGGTCGGCGGCGGCATTTTCTCCCTGCCCCAGAACATCGCCGCGAGCGCCAGTGCCGGCGCCACGCTGATCGGCTGGCTGATCACCGGCGTCGGCATGTTGATGCTGGCGTTCGTGTTCCAGACCCTCGCCAACCGCAAGCCCACCCTCGACGGCGGGGTGTACGCCTACGCCAAGGCCGGCTTCGGTGACTACATGGGCTTCTCCTCGGCCTGGGGTTACTGGATCAGCGCCTGGATCGGCAACGTCAGCTACATGGTGCTGCTGTTCAGCACCCTCGGTTTCTTCTTCCCGATGTTCGGCGAAGGCAACACCCTGCCCGCGATCATCTGCGCCTCGGTACTGCTCTGGTGCCTGCACTTCCTGGTGCTGCGCGGGATCAAGGAGGCCGCCTTCATCAACACCCTCACCACCATCGCCAAGATGGTGCCGCTGGCGCTGTTCATCGTGATCGCCGGCGTGGCCTTCAAGATGGATGTGTTCACCGCCGACTTCTGGGGCGCCGGCAACAGCGACCTCGGCACGGTGATGGACCAGGTGCGCAAGATGATGCTGGTCACCGTGTGGGTGTTCATCGGCATCGAGGGCGCGAGCATCTTCTCCGCCCGTGCCGAAAAGCGCAGCGACGTGGGCAAGGCAACCGTGGTGGGTTTCATCGGTGTACTGCTGCTGTTGGTGCTGGTGAACATCCTGTCCCAGGGGATCATGGCCCAGGCCGCCCTGGCCGGCCTGAAGAACCCCTCCATGGCCGGCGTGCTGGAGCATGTGGTGGGCCACTGGGGCGCGGTGCTGATCAGCGTCGGGCTGATCGTGTCGCTGGCGGGTGCGTTGCTGTCCTGGACGCTGCTCTGCGCGGAAATACTCTTTGCCAGCGCCCGTGACCACACCATGCCGGAGTTCCTGCGCAAGGAGAACGCCAACCAGGTGCCGGCCAATGCGCTGTGGCTGTCCAACGGTCTCATCCAGCTGTTCCTGGTCGTCACCCTGTTCAACAGCTCCACCTACCTCAGCCTGCTGTACCTGGCGACCTCCATGATCCTGGTGCCCTACTTCTGGTCCGCGGCCTACGCCCTGCTGCTGGCCTGGCGCCACGAAACCTACGAGCAGGCACCCGGTGAGCGTGGCAAGGACCTGCTGATCGCCCTGGTCGCCGTCCTCTACGCCATATGGCTGGTGTACGCGGCGGGCGTGCAGTACCTGCTGCTGTCGGCGCTGCTCTATGCACCCGGGGCCATCCTGTTCGCCAAGGCCAAGCGTGAGCTGGGCCAACCGGTGTTCACCGGCGTCGAGAAAGTGATCTTCCTGGTGGTGGTCATTGGCGCCCTGATAGCCGGTTACGGGCTCTACAGCGGCTTCCTCAGCCTTTGA
- a CDS encoding SulP family inorganic anion transporter, translated as MNDSQPTQPNEPGRLPQSSAPTGWRRWLPGLQVLRTYQAGWLPKDLLAGLVLTTMLVPVGIAYAEASGVPGIYGLYATIVPLLAYALFGPSRILVLGPDSALAAIILAVVLPLSGGDPLRAIALASGMALVSGLVCVGAGLLKLGFITELLSKPIRYGYMNGIAFTVLVSQTPKLFGISLDGSGPLREIFLLGRALQGGQANWVAFAVGAGTLALILLLKRFERVPGILIAVVAATLLVGGLDLATSHGLKVLGPMPQGLPGFAVPWLRPEDLVSVLIGGFAVALVSFADTSVLSRTFAARLRTPVDPNQEMVGLGVANLATGFFQGFPISSSSSRTPVAEAAGSQTQLTGVFGAIAVSLLLLLAPNLLQNLPNSALAAVVIAAAIGLFEFKDLARIYRIQRWEFWLSITCFVGVAVLGAVPGIGLAVVIAVIEFLWDGWRPHYAVLGRVDGIRGFHDISRYPGARLVPGLVLFRWDAPLFFANAELFQKCVLEAIARSPTDVRRLVITAEPVTSVDVTSADMLVELEQTLRAAGVELRFAEVKDPVKEKLQRLEVLDHIGHDVFQPTVGAAVDAYLEEHNVDWTP; from the coding sequence ATGAACGACAGCCAGCCCACCCAACCGAACGAGCCCGGGCGCTTGCCGCAATCCTCCGCCCCGACTGGCTGGCGCCGCTGGTTGCCCGGGTTGCAGGTGCTGCGCACCTACCAGGCCGGCTGGCTGCCGAAAGACCTGCTCGCCGGCCTGGTGCTGACCACCATGCTGGTGCCGGTGGGCATCGCCTACGCCGAGGCCTCCGGCGTACCGGGCATCTATGGCCTGTACGCCACCATCGTGCCGCTGCTGGCCTATGCGCTGTTCGGACCCAGTCGCATTCTCGTGCTCGGCCCGGACTCGGCGCTGGCGGCCATCATCCTCGCCGTGGTGCTGCCGTTGTCCGGCGGCGACCCCTTGCGCGCCATCGCCCTGGCCAGCGGCATGGCGCTGGTATCGGGGTTGGTCTGTGTGGGCGCCGGCCTGCTGAAGTTGGGGTTCATCACCGAGCTGCTGTCCAAGCCTATTCGCTACGGCTACATGAATGGTATCGCCTTCACCGTACTGGTGAGCCAGACGCCCAAGCTGTTCGGCATCTCCCTCGACGGTAGCGGGCCACTGCGGGAAATCTTCCTCCTCGGCCGGGCCCTCCAGGGCGGCCAGGCCAACTGGGTCGCCTTCGCCGTGGGGGCTGGCACCCTGGCGCTGATCTTGCTGCTCAAGCGTTTCGAGCGGGTGCCCGGCATTCTCATTGCCGTGGTCGCGGCGACCCTGCTGGTGGGCGGGCTCGACCTGGCCACCAGCCACGGCCTCAAGGTGCTGGGCCCCATGCCGCAGGGGCTTCCGGGCTTTGCGGTGCCCTGGCTGCGGCCGGAAGACCTGGTCAGCGTGCTGATTGGCGGCTTCGCCGTGGCGCTGGTGTCCTTCGCCGACACCAGCGTGCTGTCGCGCACCTTTGCGGCGAGGCTCCGCACCCCGGTGGACCCCAACCAGGAAATGGTCGGCCTGGGCGTCGCCAACCTGGCGACGGGTTTTTTCCAGGGTTTCCCCATCAGCAGCAGTTCTTCCCGTACGCCGGTGGCGGAAGCGGCCGGGTCCCAGACGCAACTGACCGGGGTGTTCGGCGCCATTGCCGTGTCGCTGTTGCTGCTCCTGGCCCCCAACCTGCTGCAGAACCTGCCCAACAGTGCCCTGGCCGCCGTGGTGATCGCCGCCGCCATCGGCCTCTTCGAGTTCAAGGACCTGGCGCGCATCTACCGCATCCAGCGGTGGGAGTTCTGGCTCTCCATCACCTGCTTCGTCGGCGTTGCGGTGCTCGGCGCGGTCCCAGGCATCGGCCTGGCAGTGGTGATCGCCGTGATCGAGTTCCTCTGGGACGGCTGGCGCCCACACTATGCGGTACTCGGCCGCGTCGACGGCATCCGCGGCTTTCACGATATCTCCCGCTATCCGGGGGCGCGTCTGGTACCGGGGCTGGTGCTGTTCCGCTGGGATGCGCCGCTGTTCTTCGCCAATGCCGAGCTGTTCCAGAAGTGCGTGCTGGAGGCCATCGCCCGGTCCCCGACCGACGTGCGTCGGCTGGTGATCACGGCGGAACCGGTGACCAGCGTGGACGTCACCTCGGCGGACATGCTCGTCGAACTCGAGCAGACCCTGCGTGCCGCCGGCGTCGAGCTGCGCTTCGCGGAAGTGAAGGACCCGGTCAAGGAAAAGCTCCAGCGCCTGGAAGTGCTCGACCACATCGGCCACGACGTTTTCCAGCCCACGGTGGGGGCCGCCGTGGATGCCTACCTGGAAGAGCACAACGTGGACTGGACGCCTTAG
- a CDS encoding helix-turn-helix domain-containing protein, producing MSVFARRLKEARKAAGLSQESLGIRAEIDPMSASARMNQYEKGKHEPNIVVVRQIAAALDLPEAYFYAADDDMAELLRLFHKLSREKRDEVLEFAMKLGGVGPAIK from the coding sequence ATGTCCGTTTTCGCCAGGAGATTGAAAGAGGCGCGCAAGGCTGCAGGCCTGTCCCAGGAGTCGCTGGGCATCCGGGCGGAGATCGATCCCATGTCCGCCAGCGCGCGGATGAACCAGTACGAGAAGGGCAAGCACGAGCCCAACATCGTCGTCGTGCGCCAGATTGCCGCCGCCCTCGACCTTCCCGAAGCCTACTTCTATGCGGCCGATGACGACATGGCGGAGTTGCTGCGGCTATTCCACAAGCTGTCCCGGGAGAAGAGGGATGAAGTGCTTGAATTTGCGATGAAACTAGGTGGGGTAGGCCCTGCGATAAAGTGA
- a CDS encoding zeta toxin family protein, whose amino-acid sequence MNPIEEYTRDEALEYAKANKKAIARRRTDKSIYPPEEDPVSVFMAGSPGAGKTEASTALLNLFSDTSILRIDPDELRNEFKAYKGGNAWLFQGAVSILVEKILDFALDNRQSFLLDGTLSNYEIAKKNIQRSLKRGRFVQILYVYQDPLLAWEFVKARETTEGRRILPEHFIEQYFAARDVVNRLKLEFGKAIYVDLLLKSNDNSSRLYKAGVDKIDYHIPERHSRASLAAKLGFTGSGPQA is encoded by the coding sequence ATGAACCCGATAGAGGAATACACCAGGGACGAGGCGCTCGAGTATGCAAAGGCCAACAAGAAGGCCATTGCGAGGCGCCGGACTGACAAGTCGATCTACCCACCGGAAGAGGACCCCGTTTCGGTTTTCATGGCGGGCTCCCCTGGCGCAGGAAAAACGGAGGCATCCACTGCGCTACTCAACCTATTCAGTGATACGTCCATCCTGCGGATCGACCCAGACGAACTACGCAACGAGTTCAAGGCCTACAAGGGCGGAAACGCTTGGTTGTTCCAAGGTGCGGTTTCGATCTTGGTGGAAAAGATTCTCGACTTTGCCCTGGACAATCGTCAGTCGTTCCTGCTGGACGGCACGCTCTCCAACTACGAGATAGCGAAGAAGAACATACAGCGCTCACTGAAGCGCGGAAGATTCGTGCAGATCCTCTACGTTTACCAAGATCCGCTGCTGGCCTGGGAGTTTGTCAAGGCTAGAGAAACCACCGAGGGCAGGCGCATCCTCCCCGAACACTTCATCGAGCAATACTTCGCCGCACGTGACGTGGTGAACCGTCTCAAGCTAGAGTTCGGCAAAGCTATCTATGTTGATCTGCTTCTGAAGAGCAACGACAATTCCAGCCGCCTGTACAAGGCTGGTGTCGACAAGATCGACTACCATATCCCTGAGCGGCATAGCAGGGCCTCGCTCGCAGCAAAACTAGGATTTACAGGATCAGGACCGCAGGCATGA